A window from Balearica regulorum gibbericeps isolate bBalReg1 chromosome 1, bBalReg1.pri, whole genome shotgun sequence encodes these proteins:
- the AAMDC gene encoding mth938 domain-containing protein isoform X1, translating into MLFDLRLCFNFVMSSPEIASLSWGQMKVKGCSTTYKDCKVWPGGSRTWDWRETGTNHSPGVQPADLEEVVKKGVKTVVIGRGMSEALQVPPSTVDYLKKNGIDVLVLQTEKAVAEYNALAARGVKVGGVFHSTC; encoded by the exons ATGCTCTTTGATCTCAG ACTTTGCTTCAACTTTGTGATGTCTTCCCCTGAAATTGCTTCCCTTTCTTGGGGTCAGATGAAGGTGAAAGGCTGCTCTACAACATATAAGGACTGCAAAGTATGGCCAGGAGGAAGCCGAACCTGGGATTGGCGAGAAACTGGGACTAAT CATTCTCCCGGAGTGCAACCAGCTGACCTTGAAGAAGTCGTCAAGAAGGGTGTTAAAACTGTGGTGATTGGTCGTGGCATGAGCGAGGCTTTGCAG gTTCCACCATCTACTGTGGactatctgaagaaaaatgggaTTGATGTGTTGGTCTTGCAAACAGAGAAGGCTGTGGCAGAGTACAATGCCCTGGCTGCTCGGGGTGTCAAAGTGGGGGGAGTCTTCCATTCCACCTGCTGA
- the AAMDC gene encoding mth938 domain-containing protein isoform X2 — protein sequence MSSPEIASLSWGQMKVKGCSTTYKDCKVWPGGSRTWDWRETGTNHSPGVQPADLEEVVKKGVKTVVIGRGMSEALQVPPSTVDYLKKNGIDVLVLQTEKAVAEYNALAARGVKVGGVFHSTC from the exons ATGTCTTCCCCTGAAATTGCTTCCCTTTCTTGGGGTCAGATGAAGGTGAAAGGCTGCTCTACAACATATAAGGACTGCAAAGTATGGCCAGGAGGAAGCCGAACCTGGGATTGGCGAGAAACTGGGACTAAT CATTCTCCCGGAGTGCAACCAGCTGACCTTGAAGAAGTCGTCAAGAAGGGTGTTAAAACTGTGGTGATTGGTCGTGGCATGAGCGAGGCTTTGCAG gTTCCACCATCTACTGTGGactatctgaagaaaaatgggaTTGATGTGTTGGTCTTGCAAACAGAGAAGGCTGTGGCAGAGTACAATGCCCTGGCTGCTCGGGGTGTCAAAGTGGGGGGAGTCTTCCATTCCACCTGCTGA